The genomic stretch GCCCTTGGTGCCGGTGCGGCCAAAGATCACGGTCATCTCGCCGCCCGAAACCGCGATCTTCCAGAATTTGTCGGAACTCGCTTGCTGGAAGCGGAATTCGCTGAAGACCAGCGCGCTCGATGGCTCGTCGGGCCCGGGGGCGGGCGTTTCGTCACTCGCTTTGGTCTTCGGCACGCTGACGACCGGCGGCGCCATCGTCGATCCTTCGAACGGATCATCGTCGTCCTCCCCGGCCTCGCGGCGCAGCGCCGCTTCGATCTGGGCGACCACCGCGTCGGGATCGCGCAGCCAGCTGTGCGACGGCACATCGATCACCTTCCAGCCGAACGCGCGCAGGATCGCAGGCTGGAAGACATAGCGATCCTCGACCGAACCGTGGCCGTTGCCGTCGATCAGGATACCAAGCTGGTAGCGATCTCCGCCGGGCGCGAGGATGCCGAGATCGCAGCGGAAGCTGGCGCTGCCGATATGGGCGCGGACGTCATGCCCGCGCGCGGTCAGCGCCTGGGCCAGGGCATCGCGCAACGCGTCGGTCGGCGCGCTGCGGGCAAATACGCGCTGCGCCTCGGGGTTGAGCGTCGCGAGCACGGTCTGGCCATGCGCCGCGTCGCCGCGCGACTGCGCCTCGGCAAAGGCGAGAAAGGTGCGCAGCGCCCGCGCGCCGTCATTATGGGTGTTGGTGATCGCCTCGGCGCGGATCGTCGAGACGACGGCCATGTGATGGCGCGCGCGGCTGAAGATCACGTTCAGCCGCTTCTCGCCGCCACGCTGGTTGATCGGGCCGAAGTTCATCGCCATCCGGCCGTTGGCATCGGGCGCGTAGCAGATGCTGAGCAGGATCACGTCGCGCTCGTCGCCCTGCACATTTTCGAGGTTCTTGATGAACAGGCCGTTGATCTGGCCATCGTCCTCGCGCGCATATTCGGCTTCGAGCCGGGCCGCGAACGCCTTGTCCTCGCCCGCCAGCGTCTCGAGCGCGTCCTCGATCTCGGTCTGCTGGGCTTCCGAAAAGGCGACGATCCCGATGCTGAGCCCGGTTTCGCGGAACAACAGATCGCGGACCATGGCGGCGATCAGCCGCGCCTCGGGATCGTTGACGCGCTTTTCGTAGAGGCCGTCCGCGACCGGATGGAAGCTGACCGCGCGGGCGAGCATCCGATCGACGGCAGTGGCTGCGGACGCTGCATCGTCGGAGCGGAGCGGATCCGGGGCGGCGGACGGATCGGCGAGGACAAGGTCGGGGACGGTGATCAGGCGCCCCTCGTAAAAGGCGGCATTGGAAAAGCTGATCAACGCCTCGGACCGGCTGCGATAATGCCAGGCGAGCAACGTCGCCGGCAGGCTGCGCGCCGACTGGTTGAGCAGGCTGTCCGCGTCGAGGATGATGGCCACGGTCTCGCCATCCTCTTCCGCGCTGACCTGCATCTCGTCCTCGTCGCGCGCGGTCGCGAAGAAGCTGGTGGGCGGCAGCTGCATCTCGTCGCCGACCACGATCACCTGTGGCGCGCGCGAAAGCGCGGGGACGGCTTCCTCGGTCGGGATCTGGCTGGCTTCGTCGAAGATCACGACGTCGAACAGCTCGGGATGCAGGGGCAGCGTGTCGGACACCGATAGCGGGCTCATCAGCCAGATCGGCTTGAGGTCGATCACCACCGGTCCCGTCTCGTCGTCCGACAGGTCGCGGATCGAGCGGTAGCGCATCGATTTGCCGAACTCATGCTCGAGCTCGCGCCGCCCCGTCGAATAGATGCGCTTGAAATTGCGACCATCGGCGTCGAGCTGCGTCACCGACAGCATCGAGCGCTTCACATGGTCGCGGAAGCGCCGATGGTTGACGCCAAGGATCGCCGCCGAATTATCGCGCTGGAGCAGCCTCCGCGCTTTGGCGGCGCGCCGCGCGCTGGAACCGAGTTCTGCGGCATCGAAGCGCTGGAGCGCCGGCTCGTCGCGCAGGATGCGCGCAAACGCCTCTTCGATCACCTGCGCCTCGATCGCGGGCGGGGCGAGGGCGAGGCTGCGCATCGCATACGCCATGCGCGACCCCGCTGCGTCGGCGGCGGCGAGCAACGGGAGCAGGTCGGGCAGTTCCTCCAGCCCCTCGCGCATGTCGCGCAATGCTTCGGACAGCGCGCCGAGGGTCATGTCGTCCGCGCTGGTGAGGAAGCGCGCGCACAGCGCCGCCAGCGCCTCGATCTGAACCGCGGGTGCGGCCTCGCGCGCGATCAGCGCGGCGGGATCGGCGGCGGCGCGGACATGGCCGATCAGCGTGCGCAGCATCGGCGTCGTCGCATTCGCCCAGTCATCGCGCGCAGCGGCGAGGGCATCGGTATCGCCCGTTGCGAAGCGGCGCGCGATCGCCCGGCGGGCCTCGGCATCGGCGGCGGCGGTCGCATGCCGCGCGGCCAGCCGTTCGAGCACCGTGGTGATGCTGGGTTCGACGGCATGCGCCGAAAAATCATAGCGCTCGCGAACGGTGCGCTTGAGGCGCCGCCATGCGCCGCTCAGGAACTTGAAGAAGCTCGGCTCCTGCCGCCGCGCCTGTTCGAGTGCCGCGGCGGTATCCTCGGGGGTCAGCGGATCGCGCCAGTGCGCCGCTGCCTCGGCGGCGGCTTCGGCGTCGCCCTGCGCGCGATCGAGCGTGGCGCGCCCCGCGGCGAAGTCGCTCGACAGCGCCGATCCCGGATCGAGCAGCGCGAGATTGCCGGCAAGGTTGGTCTCGACCGCCTGTCGCGCGGCGCGGACCAGCGTCAGCGCATCGGCGAGCCGCGTGTCCGGCGACAGCAGGACCGCTTCGTCCTCCAGCGCCGCGTCGAGCGCATCGATCAGGCGCTCGCCGTCTCCGATCGCCGCTTCGGCTTCGGCATAGGCGCGGTCGCTTGCCACCATATCGGGGGCAAGTCGGGCAAAGGGGTGTTGGGCAAGGCTGGCAAGGCCGAAGCTCTCCACCATCGTGCGGTGGATTCGCTCGGCCAGCCCGCGATGCGCGTCCCATTCGGTGAGCAAAGGCAATTGTTCGCGAACCGCAGGGCCAAGCGCTTCGGTCTCGGGGAGCGCGGCGCGGCGGCGGACCATGGCGCGGATGCTGGCGCCCGTCGCCTCGGGCACGCGGCGGGTCGCGGTGTCGAATGCGGCGATCCGGTCGAGATGGCGCGCCAGTGCGGCAAGCGTCCGGTCCCGCGACGCCCACAGCGCGTCGAGCCCGTCATCCTGCCTGGTCCAGCGTTCATAGCTGTCCTTCAAATCCATCACGAAGGACTTTTTGTCCTCCTGCGAATCGTGGATCAGGCAGGAAAGCCGGTCGAGCCCGACCGATTTGAGCCGGTTGAACACCACATCGAGCGCCGCGCGCTTTTCGCAGACGAACAGCACCCGTTTCCCGCGCGCGGCATAGTCGGCGATCAGATTGGTGATCGTCTGCGATTTGCCGGTTCCCGGCGGGCCCTGGATGATGAAGCTGCGGCCCGACCGCGCCATCGCCACCGCGGCATCCTGCGTGGCGTCGGCGGGCACCACCGAATGATGCTCGGCGAGCGGCAGGGCCGGCGGCGCCTCCGCCTCCAGTTCGCGCGGCTCGATCGAGAAAATCCGGTCGAACGCGGGCGGCGGCACGGCATCGTCGATCAACTGGTTATAGTCGCGGACCAGCGACATCTTCTTGTAGTTGAAATTGGCCAGCGTGACTTGGGTGAGATCGATCTCCCATTGGTAGCGATGCCCTTCGCCGCGCACGAGCGCATAGGTCAGTGCCTCGGCATCGCCCCCCGCCACGATGCGGTCCGGTCGGGCCGGCATCCTGCCGCCGACCGCCAGCCGCTGGGGCAGCGGGGCGGGGCGCACATATTTCTCGAACAAGGCGAGGCCCAATGGGCGATAATCGTCCCGTTCGTAGCTGAACTCGGGTCGCGAAACGCCGCTGGCGCGGGAGGTCCGCTGCTTGCGGCGCTGGAATAATTTGAGCCGCTGCACTGCCTTTTGATGGATCAGTTCGATCTGTGGCTTGTCCGCCACCGCCAGAGTCACCCCCGGTTCGCTCCGGTGAATCTGCGCGGCGATGTCGGCCTGGATCTGCTCGATCGAGGTCTGGGCGAGATCGACGCGTTCGGGCAGTTGGATATCGTAGAGTTGGCGCAGATAATGCCGCAGCGCCGGATTGAACTCCGCTTCGGTGCCGGGGCAGCGCAGCAGATACTGGTCGCGCACGCCCTTCTTCCTGGTCACCTCGACCGGCAGCCAGAGCAGGGGCGACTGGATGCGCTCGCCCGGTGCGTCCTTGAGATTGTGCCAGTGGAGGAAGGCGGCGACCAGCCGGAGATGGCTGAAGCCATATTCGGCACGGTCGCGCCGCGTCTCCTGGATGATCCGGTCGAATGCCGAGGGCAGATAAGGCTGGTCCTCGAAGCGCAGCCACTTGGCGAGCGCGATCTGGCCCCCGCCCAGCACCTCCGCCGCGAACTTGCTGTCCCAGGTGCATAGCTGGTCGGCGCGGATCGATTCGAGCCGCATCACCACGGGCACGCTGGCCACGGTGAGGTTCACGCTCGCTTGCGTCGGGCGGAAATGGATCAGCCGGTTGCGGCGCGACAGGTCGAACAACCGGTCGCGCAAATGGGTGAGCACCGCGGCCCGGCGGCCTTTCGCCCCCGTCGCCCCGACCAGCGCGCGCTCGACATCGAGGCCGCCGGGCTGGTCGCGATACCCCTCCAGCCGCCGCGCGAGCGCCTCCAGATCGCTTCCGCGCTCCTGCCGCTTCAGCGCAGTCATCTCGACGATCAGCGCGGCGATTACCGGGTGGAGCGCGGCGTTGAGCCGGAACAGATTGGCCTGTGCGCCGGAAAAGCGCGCGACGTCCTCCTCGTCGTTCAGGTCGAGCCCGCAAGCGAGGCTGGCGAGGATCAGCCCGATGACGAAGATGTCGGCCAGCGCGTCATGATGGCCGATCGACTGCTCCCACGCGCGATAGCCGGTGAGGTAGGCGGGCTTGCATTCGGCCTCCGCGTCCTCGCCGCGCGCTCGCAGATCCTCGATCGTGCTGCCGGTATCGACATCGGTCGCAACGCGATATTCTCCGACGACGCGCAGCGCCGATCCGGCGTGCGGCTGTACCGCGCGCAGCCGGGCGTCGTTATAGCTGGGGCGGCGGCCATCGGGGTGCGCCAGCGCAAGCACGCCGTCGCCGGAATCGGTCACTGCGTCACCGCCCAGATCGGCGACGCGCTCGATCGCATGCAGCGCCGCGACTGCGCGCATCAACGGGAGCATCGCGCGCAGGAGATCCTCGGTCGGCAAGGCGCCGCCCTCGGCCACGCGCTGGCTGAGCGTGACGGGCCGCCCCTCGCTCATGCTTTCGCCTTTTTCAACGGAGCGAAGATGCGTTCTATCGCCGGCTTGGTGAATTTGAGGTCGCGCTTCAGCGCCGCCTTGAACGGCTCGACCCCGTCATACAGGCTGGCGATCCCCGCGCCTGCGGTCAGCATCGCATTGCGGCTGTCCGGGTCCGGATCGGCCATCGCGACATCCAGGCTGAGCGATACGAGATACTCGCGAAACGAGCCGTCGAGGCGATCGGGCGAGAGCGCGCTGTCGCTCACGACCGCCTCGCCCGGCTGCCAGTCGGGGAAGGTGCGGCGCAGCAGCGTCCCGACCGACTCATCGGCGGCGGGATGCGTCGCGAGCCGGGTCAGGAAGCCGCGCGTAATCGCCGTTGCTTCATACTGGCGCGGCAAGTCGAGCGCCGCGATCGACAGGGGCCCCCGAACGCGCTTTTCGATCCACGCCTCGGTGCCGGGATCGCCGCGCCACCATTTGTCGAGTGCCTGGGCGCGTACGAAGATTTCGGGGTGGGTTTCGCCCTGCGAGGGTTTGGCGTCGCTCTCCGCCTCGGCGGCCTGGCGGAGATAGGCCTCGGGATCGACCGAGCCGAGGCCGGTCATCGTCTTGACCAAGGTGGCGATCGCCGGCCCGGGGGCCTGGGCCGCAACCGCGCCGCCGCGATCGGCATAGAGCTCGGTATGCAGGCGATAGAGGCGGGCAGTCTCGACATGGCTGGGCGAAGCGCCGGGATAGGCGAGCGCATGATCGAGGATGGTGGTCGCCGCGTAATAGGCGCCGCCTTCGATCGACCATAGCCGGTAATGCGCCAGCTCATGGCCGAGCAGCGCGATCCGTTCCTCGCGCGAGAGCTTGTCGAGCACCGGCCCGTGGAACAGCAGATGGATCTCGCCCGGCACGAAGCACAGCGCCGCGTTCATCGCGCCGTCCGCCGCCTGATACAGCGTGGCCGGCGCGTCGATCTCGAGCCGCGCCAGCACCGCCGCAATGTCTTCATGCACTTCGGGATGCGCCGCCGCGTCGATGCGATAGGTTTCGCGGAGCAGATAGGCGCGCATTTCCTGCACCTGCTCCTCGCGTGTCTGCTGCGAACTGCCCCAGGCCCAGATTTCGGGCTCGTACTCGCGCAGATGCTCGACGATGAGGCGATGATAGGCGAGCGGCTCAAGCGCCGGTACGGATTGCGATTCGTCCCCCATCGCGCCAATCCTAACGCGGGTTTGGCAACGGTCCAGCCGCAACTGGCGGGCCTTTGTCCACGGTCGGCGCTATTCCGCCGCCAGATCCGTGTCCGCCTCGCGCTCCTGCGCCTGCCTTGCCCACATCTCGGCGTACAGCCCGCCCTGCCGCAGCAGTTCGGCATGCGTGCCCTGCTCGGCGACGCGCCCTGCCTCCAGCACGACGATGCGGTCGGCATGGACGATCGTCGAGAGGCGGTGCGCGATCACGATCGTCGTCCGGCCCTGCTCGATCGCCTCCAGCGTCGCCTGGATGTCCGCCTCGGTGCGGCTGTCGAGCGCACTCGTCGCCTCGTCGAGGATCAGGATCGGCGGGTTCTTGACCAACGTCCGGGCAATCGCGACGCGCTGCTTCTCGCCCCCCGACAGCTTGAGCCCCCGTTCGCCGACGCGCGTCTCGAATCCTTGCGGCAGCGACTGGATGAACCCCGCAATCGCCGCCCCGCGCGCGGCGTCGGCCACGTCCTCGGGCGTCGCATCCTCGCGGCCATAGGCGATATTGTAGCCGATCGTGTCGTTGAACAGCACGGTATCCTGCGGCACGATCCCGATCGCGGCGCGCAGGCTGGATTGCGTCACGCGCGCAATGTCCTGCCCGTCGATCGTGATCCGCCCGCCGGTAAGGTCGTAGAATCGGTACAGCAGCCGCGCGAGCGTCGATTTGCCCGCACCCGAGGGGCCGACCACCGCGACGGTCGCGCCCGCCGGAATGTCGAGGTCGATACCTTTCAGGATCGCGCGGTCGGGGTCATAGCCGAACTGCACGCCCTCGAACCGCACCTGCCCCCGCGCCACCGCCAGCGGCTGCGCGCCGGGTGCGTCGGTCACTTCGGCGGGGGTGTCGACCAGGTCGAACATGCTGCCCATGTCGATCACGCCCTGGCGGATCGTGCGATAGACCATGCCGAGCAGGTCGAGCGGGCGGAACAGCTGGACGAGCAAGGTCGACACCAGCACGACATTGCCCGGCGTGAATTCGCCGCGCGCCCAGCCGAACACGATCAGCGCCATGCCCGCGCCCAGCATCGCATTGGTGATCACCGCCTGGCCGATATTGAGCCACGCCAGCGAATTCTCGCTCACCACCGCCGCCTTGGCATAGGCCTTGACCGCGTCGTCATAGCGGCGCGCCTCACGCACCTCGGCGTTGAAATATTTGACCGTCTCGAAATTGAGCAGCGAATCGACGGCATGCGCGACCGCGCCGGTATCGAGGTCGTTCATCTGCTGGCGCAGCTTGGCGCGCCAGTCGGTCACCCATCGCGTGAAGGCGATATAGACGACCACCATCGCGCAGGTCCCCGCGACGAGCCACCAGCTGAACTTCTGGAGGAAGATGCCGAGCACGAGCACCAGCTCGAAGATCGTCGGCGCGATGTTGAACAGCAGGAAGTAGAGCATGGTATCGATGCTCTTGGTCCCGCGCTCGACCACCTTGGTCACTGCGCCGGTGCGCCGCTCGAGGTGAAAGCGCAGCGACAGCGCATGGAGGTGGCGGAACACGTCCGACGCCAGCCGCTGGGTCGCGACCTGCCCGACCTTCTCGAACACCACGTTGCGGACATTGTCGAACGCCACCCCGCCCAGCCGCGCGACTGCATAGCCGACGACCAGCGCCACCACGAGCCACATGCCGTCGCGCGATCCCCCCGCCATCCGGTCGATCGCCCCCTGCAATGCGAAGGGCGCGCCGAACACCTGGATCAGCTTCGAACAGACGACCAGAGTCATCGCGACGACGATCCGCACCCTTAGCTGCGGCGCATCGGCGGGCCACAAATAGGGCAGGAAACGCTTCATCGTGCCGAGCATCGGCCGCTCGGGCGCGGAATCAGGATTTTCGGGAGGCATCAAGCGCGATTTGGGGCGTCTGGCGCCCGGATGCAACGGCTGGGCGGAACGCACGCGCCGTGGCTTCGTTGATAAGCCGAAGGGAAATGACGATGGAACCGCTTCTCTACGTCCTCGCGATCATGGGCTGCGGCGATGATTCGGGCGCATGCCAGCAGGCGCGGGTAGAGCCGGCACGCTACACGTCGATCGTCGCCTGCCAGGAGGCGATGCCCGCCGCGCTTCGGCGCAACACCGA from Sphingomonas hengshuiensis encodes the following:
- a CDS encoding M48 family metalloprotease, whose protein sequence is MGDESQSVPALEPLAYHRLIVEHLREYEPEIWAWGSSQQTREEQVQEMRAYLLRETYRIDAAAHPEVHEDIAAVLARLEIDAPATLYQAADGAMNAALCFVPGEIHLLFHGPVLDKLSREERIALLGHELAHYRLWSIEGGAYYAATTILDHALAYPGASPSHVETARLYRLHTELYADRGGAVAAQAPGPAIATLVKTMTGLGSVDPEAYLRQAAEAESDAKPSQGETHPEIFVRAQALDKWWRGDPGTEAWIEKRVRGPLSIAALDLPRQYEATAITRGFLTRLATHPAADESVGTLLRRTFPDWQPGEAVVSDSALSPDRLDGSFREYLVSLSLDVAMADPDPDSRNAMLTAGAGIASLYDGVEPFKAALKRDLKFTKPAIERIFAPLKKAKA
- a CDS encoding AAA domain-containing protein, encoding MSEGRPVTLSQRVAEGGALPTEDLLRAMLPLMRAVAALHAIERVADLGGDAVTDSGDGVLALAHPDGRRPSYNDARLRAVQPHAGSALRVVGEYRVATDVDTGSTIEDLRARGEDAEAECKPAYLTGYRAWEQSIGHHDALADIFVIGLILASLACGLDLNDEEDVARFSGAQANLFRLNAALHPVIAALIVEMTALKRQERGSDLEALARRLEGYRDQPGGLDVERALVGATGAKGRRAAVLTHLRDRLFDLSRRNRLIHFRPTQASVNLTVASVPVVMRLESIRADQLCTWDSKFAAEVLGGGQIALAKWLRFEDQPYLPSAFDRIIQETRRDRAEYGFSHLRLVAAFLHWHNLKDAPGERIQSPLLWLPVEVTRKKGVRDQYLLRCPGTEAEFNPALRHYLRQLYDIQLPERVDLAQTSIEQIQADIAAQIHRSEPGVTLAVADKPQIELIHQKAVQRLKLFQRRKQRTSRASGVSRPEFSYERDDYRPLGLALFEKYVRPAPLPQRLAVGGRMPARPDRIVAGGDAEALTYALVRGEGHRYQWEIDLTQVTLANFNYKKMSLVRDYNQLIDDAVPPPAFDRIFSIEPRELEAEAPPALPLAEHHSVVPADATQDAAVAMARSGRSFIIQGPPGTGKSQTITNLIADYAARGKRVLFVCEKRAALDVVFNRLKSVGLDRLSCLIHDSQEDKKSFVMDLKDSYERWTRQDDGLDALWASRDRTLAALARHLDRIAAFDTATRRVPEATGASIRAMVRRRAALPETEALGPAVREQLPLLTEWDAHRGLAERIHRTMVESFGLASLAQHPFARLAPDMVASDRAYAEAEAAIGDGERLIDALDAALEDEAVLLSPDTRLADALTLVRAARQAVETNLAGNLALLDPGSALSSDFAAGRATLDRAQGDAEAAAEAAAHWRDPLTPEDTAAALEQARRQEPSFFKFLSGAWRRLKRTVRERYDFSAHAVEPSITTVLERLAARHATAAADAEARRAIARRFATGDTDALAAARDDWANATTPMLRTLIGHVRAAADPAALIAREAAPAVQIEALAALCARFLTSADDMTLGALSEALRDMREGLEELPDLLPLLAAADAAGSRMAYAMRSLALAPPAIEAQVIEEAFARILRDEPALQRFDAAELGSSARRAAKARRLLQRDNSAAILGVNHRRFRDHVKRSMLSVTQLDADGRNFKRIYSTGRRELEHEFGKSMRYRSIRDLSDDETGPVVIDLKPIWLMSPLSVSDTLPLHPELFDVVIFDEASQIPTEEAVPALSRAPQVIVVGDEMQLPPTSFFATARDEDEMQVSAEEDGETVAIILDADSLLNQSARSLPATLLAWHYRSRSEALISFSNAAFYEGRLITVPDLVLADPSAAPDPLRSDDAASAATAVDRMLARAVSFHPVADGLYEKRVNDPEARLIAAMVRDLLFRETGLSIGIVAFSEAQQTEIEDALETLAGEDKAFAARLEAEYAREDDGQINGLFIKNLENVQGDERDVILLSICYAPDANGRMAMNFGPINQRGGEKRLNVIFSRARHHMAVVSTIRAEAITNTHNDGARALRTFLAFAEAQSRGDAAHGQTVLATLNPEAQRVFARSAPTDALRDALAQALTARGHDVRAHIGSASFRCDLGILAPGGDRYQLGILIDGNGHGSVEDRYVFQPAILRAFGWKVIDVPSHSWLRDPDAVVAQIEAALRREAGEDDDDPFEGSTMAPPVVSVPKTKASDETPAPGPDEPSSALVFSEFRFQQASSDKFWKIAVSGGEMTVIFGRTGTKGSTVVKVFETPERAKREAAKLIAEKVRKGYLET
- a CDS encoding ABCB family ABC transporter ATP-binding protein/permease, which gives rise to MPPENPDSAPERPMLGTMKRFLPYLWPADAPQLRVRIVVAMTLVVCSKLIQVFGAPFALQGAIDRMAGGSRDGMWLVVALVVGYAVARLGGVAFDNVRNVVFEKVGQVATQRLASDVFRHLHALSLRFHLERRTGAVTKVVERGTKSIDTMLYFLLFNIAPTIFELVLVLGIFLQKFSWWLVAGTCAMVVVYIAFTRWVTDWRAKLRQQMNDLDTGAVAHAVDSLLNFETVKYFNAEVREARRYDDAVKAYAKAAVVSENSLAWLNIGQAVITNAMLGAGMALIVFGWARGEFTPGNVVLVSTLLVQLFRPLDLLGMVYRTIRQGVIDMGSMFDLVDTPAEVTDAPGAQPLAVARGQVRFEGVQFGYDPDRAILKGIDLDIPAGATVAVVGPSGAGKSTLARLLYRFYDLTGGRITIDGQDIARVTQSSLRAAIGIVPQDTVLFNDTIGYNIAYGREDATPEDVADAARGAAIAGFIQSLPQGFETRVGERGLKLSGGEKQRVAIARTLVKNPPILILDEATSALDSRTEADIQATLEAIEQGRTTIVIAHRLSTIVHADRIVVLEAGRVAEQGTHAELLRQGGLYAEMWARQAQEREADTDLAAE